The genomic DNA GCACGGGCGTTGATTACCTCAGGCAATGCGGCGGGGACGACATCATCGCCGCGGGATTTTTGCCGCTGGACACGCTCCACCTCATGAAATCCCTTCTGTCAACATTCTCGGTCTCGCGCGTGTGGCTCATGGAAACGGAGCTGTGGCCGGCCATGCTCCTTGCCTGCCGCGACCGGCGCGTGCCGGTGGGGCTCGCAAACGCGCGCATCGAAGAAGACTCGCTCGCATGGTACCGGCGCTTTGCCTGGCTGCTGTCCCCGCTGTTGCGCTATCCCGACGCGGTGCTCGCGCAGAACGAAGCCTACGCGGCCCGGTTCGCCCGGCTCGGCGTGGCGCCCGCGGCGATACGCGTGACCGGTAACCTCAAAAGTTATGTTGCCATACGGCCGACGCCGAGGGAAGAACGGACCAGACTCCGCGGCGACATGGGTATTTCTTCGCAGGAAACCTGCATCACGGCCGGCTGCCTCCACGCCGGAGAAGGCGCGGTTGTCAAGGACGCCCTCGACGCCCTGAAACGCAGGGGGATTTCCGCCCGGTGTATCGTGGTGCCGCGGCACCTCAAAGACGGCGCAGCGCTCGCCCGGGAGCTGGGCAACGGGACCCTGCGCCTGCACGACATGAGCGCGCCGCACGGATGGGACGTGTGCATCGTGGAAAAAATGGGCGTACTCGAGGCCATGTATAAAATCGCGGACGCGGCAATCGTGGGCGGCACCTTTGACACCACCGGCGGCCATAACATGTGGGACGCGGCGCAGTTCGGCATCCCGCTTTTTTTCGGGTCCAACTACCGCACCCAACAGGAAAGCGGCGACACGCTTCTCGGCGCCGGGGTCGCGTTTTGCGCCGGCAACGGCCGGGAGCTTGCCGGGCTCATCGCTCAGGCGCTGCGCGGCAAGGAAAAATTCCAAAAGGCGCAGGCCGCGTTTTCCGCCGCGATAAACGGCAAAAGCCATTCCATCGAAGACCTCATCCCATGAACAACCTTTTTTCCGGTTCCGGCGGTCTGCAGCTCCGTTTTGTCTTGCTCGCGGGCGACGACATCACCAGCCGCGAGCTCGCCGCCGCCGACCTCATCGCCGCGGTTAAAAAGCAGCAGCCCGGGGCCGAGGTGCACCGCTACGGCGGCCAGGATGCGCCGTTCGATGAATTCTGCGAAGGCATCCTCACGCCGTCGCTGCTGTCGCCGCTGCGCGTTTTCGTGATCCCGGACGTGCACCTTCTTGACGACAAGGAACTCGGGCAGCTCGCCGCGGTTTTCGGCGCCGACGCGGCGGACGCGCTCGTGGTCATGGAGACCGAAAAGCTGCGGGCCGCGAAAAAATCAAAGGAAGCGGCGCTGTCCAAGAAATACGGCGCCTGGCTCGGCGATTTTGAGGAGCGCGCCGTGAAGGAGCCGCAAAAGTTCCTCATCGAAACGTTCCCCAGGCCGCCCGATTATAAAATGGCCGAATGGGTCGGGGCGCAGGCGGCGCACCTGTTCGGGAGGCGCATCACGAGGGACGACGCCGAGCATCTCGTTGACCTCGTGGGCGCCGACACCGCGGTGCTGCATTCGGAGCTCCAGAAGATAGACCTTTTCCTCGAGCCCGCGGCGGCGATAAGCCGCGCGGTGATCGATACGGTCGCCGGCGCTACCCGGCAGGCGACCCAGTATGAACTCGCCCAGGCCCTCGGCGAGAAAAACATGGCGCGGGCGCTGGAGATCATCGAATCCATCTACGCCGCGAGCGTGTATCTCCCGCCGTACGTGGGCGCGGTGTTCCGGCATTTCTGGTCGTTGTTCAGGATATCGGAATTTACAAAGGCGAATCCCGGAACGCTCAGGAACTACCGATCCGTCGGACGGCAGCAGCAGAACGACGCGGCGCTCGAGATCGCCGTGGCGGCCGCCGTCCTTTCGGCGGGCCAGCAGGGCCGCCTGTTTCCGGCCGTTATAAAGCCGCGGCTGATCGAACAGGCGCTGTCGTTCACCGCCGGCCAGTACAAGCGGATTTTCTGCCTGCTCGCCGAATTCGACACGGGGCTCAAGACGGGAAGGTACGACGATTCGAAGGCGGGGTTTCAGGTGTTCTGCTACCGGATCGTGAGGGGCGGCCAGAATTGACAATTAAGAATCAATGACCAGAGGGTTCACCCACGCGCGGGCTTTACCAAGGGAAAAATCAGGATCATTGCTTTTAACCGAAACAGAACCGTTTCATGCGCTATTTCTTCCGCGTCGAATACGACGGCACCGGATTTGGCGGGTGGCAGTCGCAGACCAACGCGCCGAGCATCCAGGACGCGCTGTCCAGCACGTTTGCGACCGTGCTTCGTTGCGAATGCACGGTGACCGGGGCGGGCCGTACCGACGCGGGCGTGCACGCGCGCGCACAGGGCGCGCACGTTGACGTTCCGGTGCCGATCGACGTTGCGAAATGCGAACACTCGCTGAACGCCGTGCTTCCCGACGGCATCTGCGTGTACGGCATGCAGCGGGTCGCAGACGATTTCCACGCGCGGTATTCGGCGAAGAAGCGGCGCTACAAGTATTACCTTGCCGAAAGGAAAAAGCCGCTTTTTTACAAAAGGGTATGGATGGTGTTTTACGACGTGGACTGGGACAAGGTGCAAAAAAATATCCCTCTGCTGCTCGGCACGCATGATTTCTCCGCCTTCTGCTCGAGCGACACGACCACCGAAAACATGGTATGCGCCGTTTCGGAGGCATCGCTTTCGCTGGAGGCCGGCAACAGGGTATTTTTAATAGCCGCCGACCGGTTCGTGTATAAAATGGTGCGCTCCATTGTGGGAACGCTCATTGACATCGGAAGAGGAAGGCTGGACACGACGATCAGGGACATTATCGAAAGTAAAGACCGAAAAAAAGCCGGCGAAACCGCGCCGGCGTGCGGGCTTGTGCTTGATTATGTGGAATATCCTGGGATTAATGACAATGTATAAAAATATTCCGGTAAAGTTAAAAAGATGTTGTATAACTGACTTTTCGATTGGAGTCACGATGGCGATTGACAAAATATAAGTTCGCCGACGGGCCAGGGCGGTCCGGCAACGAGGCGTATAGCCGAGCCCGAAAGGGGGCCCGCCGCCGTCTTCGGCGGGGCGCCCGGTTTTACTTTATCTTTTTTAGAAAGAACCACCATGCAAAAAAGAATTTTATCGTCGTCCGCCGGGAAAACGGGGCTTTACATTCTTTTCCTCGTTCTCGGCCTCATCGTGGGAGGAATTGCGGGAGCGGAAATTTTCAAACGGTATAATAAGGCCGGGGAATCGCAAACGGCCCTGTTGCAGAAAGCCGACACCGCCTCGGCAGCGGCGCTGGAAGCAAGCCATGGCGCAAACATTCCGGCCGTTGAGGGCACGCGCTCGAATGCCATCGTGCGGGCCACGAAAATGATCTCGCCGTGCGTGGTGGGCATCACCGTGACGCAGCTGCAGGTGGTACGGCGCTCCTATTCCTCCGACGAGTTTTTCGATTTCTTCTTTGCGCCGGAGCTCGTGCCCCGCGTCAAGGAGGTCGAGCGCATGGGTTCGGGCTTTCTGTTTTCCAGGGACGGCTTCATTCTCACCAACTACCATGTCGTTGAAGGCGCGCAGAAGCTGTTCGTGACGTTTTCGGACGGCCACCAGGCCGAGGGCCGCGTAGTGGGCGTGGACCCGCAGACCGACCTCGCCGTGGTGGCGGCCAAGGGCGACAATTTCCCCTTTGCAAAGCTCGGCAGCTCCGACAACCTCATGATCGGCGAATGGGCCATCGCCATCGGCAACCCGTTCGGGTTCTTCATCAACGACGCGCGGCCCACCGTGACCGTGGGCGTCATCTCGGCGGTCGACCGCAACTTCGCACCGAGCGAGGGCGTGTATTACCAGGGCATGATCCAGACCGACGCGGCCATCAACCAGGGCAATTCGGGCGGGCCGCTCGTGGACGCGCTCGGCGAGGTGATCGGCATCAACACCTTCATCTTCACCGGCAGCGATTCGTACCGCGGCTCCATCGGCATCGGCTTCGCCATCCCCATCGACCGGGCGAAGCGCGTTTCAAAGGAGCTCATCGCCTATGGAAAACGCCGCATGATCTACACGGGCATCTCGGTGCAGGACCTCAACCGCTCCCTCGCGCTGGCGCTCGGCTACGACCGCACCACCGGGGTTGTCATATCGGAAATCACCAAGAAGAGCCCGGGCGAAACGGCAAAACTCACCCGCGGCGACATCATCGTGCAGATGGGCGGACGGGAGATCAGGTCGTCGGCCGACATCGGCGGGTTCTTTCTCGATTATTTCGTGGGCGACACGGTCGGCATCTCCTACGTGAGAAAAGGAAAAACTTACAACACCACGATCGTGTTGGGAGAGTACAAGGGGCATTGATTATTTACAATGCGATATAACCACCGCATAAAAACTATATTTAGAGTAACTTTTTCGTCCGTTGTTGGCGTTGTCATCCCCGAGCCCGATCGGGGATCCATTCGGGAAAAATGGATTGGCATGAACCCAAACTCCCGCAGTGTTGCATGCAGTTATAGTCGTTTTCCCGCGTACGCGGGAATGACATGATGGCGAGCGGTCATCCGACAAATTTTTTTAAATCGCCCGGAAGGAAATAAATTATGGCAATCGGCTTCAAAGACAGAAACATCTGGACCCTGATCCTCATCGTCATCGTGGGCATCCTCATCGGCGCATACCTCAGCACGCTGTTCACCCTCATCCCGGGATCCAGCAACGTGGTGAAGAACCTGTTCACCTACAATATCAGCTTCGGGTTCGGCGACT from Chitinivibrionales bacterium includes the following:
- a CDS encoding glycosyltransferase N-terminal domain-containing protein, which codes for MTHPLLRLIVYTYSMIMESARLMALFLLRPTPLWHKWDIASRAAIPLPRPGRASSSAVWIHAASLGECKLLARFLAMLRNRHPGQKYVLTAATRTGVDYLRQCGGDDIIAAGFLPLDTLHLMKSLLSTFSVSRVWLMETELWPAMLLACRDRRVPVGLANARIEEDSLAWYRRFAWLLSPLLRYPDAVLAQNEAYAARFARLGVAPAAIRVTGNLKSYVAIRPTPREERTRLRGDMGISSQETCITAGCLHAGEGAVVKDALDALKRRGISARCIVVPRHLKDGAALARELGNGTLRLHDMSAPHGWDVCIVEKMGVLEAMYKIADAAIVGGTFDTTGGHNMWDAAQFGIPLFFGSNYRTQQESGDTLLGAGVAFCAGNGRELAGLIAQALRGKEKFQKAQAAFSAAINGKSHSIEDLIP
- the truA gene encoding tRNA pseudouridine(38-40) synthase TruA, with protein sequence MRYFFRVEYDGTGFGGWQSQTNAPSIQDALSSTFATVLRCECTVTGAGRTDAGVHARAQGAHVDVPVPIDVAKCEHSLNAVLPDGICVYGMQRVADDFHARYSAKKRRYKYYLAERKKPLFYKRVWMVFYDVDWDKVQKNIPLLLGTHDFSAFCSSDTTTENMVCAVSEASLSLEAGNRVFLIAADRFVYKMVRSIVGTLIDIGRGRLDTTIRDIIESKDRKKAGETAPACGLVLDYVEYPGINDNV
- a CDS encoding trypsin-like peptidase domain-containing protein, which codes for MQKRILSSSAGKTGLYILFLVLGLIVGGIAGAEIFKRYNKAGESQTALLQKADTASAAALEASHGANIPAVEGTRSNAIVRATKMISPCVVGITVTQLQVVRRSYSSDEFFDFFFAPELVPRVKEVERMGSGFLFSRDGFILTNYHVVEGAQKLFVTFSDGHQAEGRVVGVDPQTDLAVVAAKGDNFPFAKLGSSDNLMIGEWAIAIGNPFGFFINDARPTVTVGVISAVDRNFAPSEGVYYQGMIQTDAAINQGNSGGPLVDALGEVIGINTFIFTGSDSYRGSIGIGFAIPIDRAKRVSKELIAYGKRRMIYTGISVQDLNRSLALALGYDRTTGVVISEITKKSPGETAKLTRGDIIVQMGGREIRSSADIGGFFLDYFVGDTVGISYVRKGKTYNTTIVLGEYKGH
- a CDS encoding DUF4321 domain-containing protein encodes the protein MAIGFKDRNIWTLILIVIVGILIGAYLSTLFTLIPGSSNVVKNLFTYNISFGFGDFVNNKPLLIDLAAIKFQLGFQMKFNLLSLVGVALSLYLFRWYR